TCGGGACTAATTCCTGAGCCGTTGTCTTCAATACTAAGCATAAGGTTTCCTTCCTTTTCAGAGGTTTCTATGATCAAAATACCCTTGTAGGCTTCCATGGCTTCGATAGCATTGATGATGATATTAAGAATAGCAATTTTGATTTTTTCTATGTCTAGCTCCAATACAGGATTGGCATGAAAACGCCTGATAAGTAGAATATTTTTAAGGTTGATTCTGTCTAATGCCTGAGCCAGGCATTCTTCTAACATTGGTATTGCTGCTATTTTCGACAACGTTACGTCCGACTGGCGATAGGAGTTGAGCAATTCCGAAATCAAATCGTTGATACGGTTGCTATTTCGGCGAATAATATCTAAAAAAATACTCAGCTCGCTGTCGTCTATGACCGACTGCATTTGTTCGATAGATAGATTGATATTGGTTAGTGGATTTCTGACCTCGTGGGCAAGGGTACGAACCAATCTACCTGCCGTTGCCATTTTTTCGGCCGTCAAAGCTTCTTTTTCTGCTTTTCTGATAGCGGTAATATCGTGGATAATTCCTACAAAATATTCTTCTCCTTTGCTATCTATGCGTTTATGAGCATCTATCTGACACAGTTTTTTTTCTCCATTTTTGGTAAAAATATCCGTTTCATATTTATCTAAAAAACCTTGTTCATTAAGTTTTCGGGCAAATTCTTGGCGTTTTTCTGCATTTTCAAATATGGCGGGTGTTTTCATTTGTCGGAGTTCATCGCCTGAATAGCCTAACAGTTCAGATACCGCTGCATTAAAATAAATGATACGACCGTCGATGGGGCGAGTCAGTAAAATAGCTTGTCTGATTTGGGTAAAGATACTCTTGTAGTGTTCTTCACTTTCCCGAAGTTTTTTGATAGTAGAGGCTCTTTCTAAAGAATAACGAATACAACGCTCCAGTTTTTCGGCATCAAGTTCGCTTTTTATCAAATAATCTACTGCTCCTAATCGCATGGCTTCTTCGTCTACTTTTTTGTAGCCGTTGCCTGTAAGCATTACCATAGGTATCTGAATACCTTGTTGGTTAGCTACCTTCAGCAAATCTATGCCTGTTTTGGCACCTAGTCGGAAATCAAAGAAGCAAATATCAAAAGTTTCCGATAACAAGCATTCTACGGCTCTTTGAAAAGACTCTGCCCAAGAAATACGGAAATCAACTCCTTGAATTTGTTTCAGATAATCACTTGTTAAGAAGTAGTCATCTTCGTCGTCATCGACCAATAATATTTTGATAGGCGAAATTTGAATCATTAGAAAAATAAGATTTAGCAATATTATGTTGTAAACATCGCAAGCAAAATTCTTAAAAGCTATATTTTTGAAAAGGTGTTTGGCGGTTATTGGATTTAATATTTAGTTTTCAGGCAAGTAAATACTAAATATAGCTCCTTGATTGACTTTCCCTTGGGCCTGGATAATACCTTGATGATTTTCGACAATTCGTTTACAAATAGATAAGCCCAATCCTGTACCTTCAAATGCGGTATTGCCATGAATACGTTGGAATAAACCAAAAATTTGTTCTTCAAATTCTTCTTCAAACCCAATACCATTGTCTTGTAATGTGATTTTCCAGTATACTTTTTGCGAATGAAGGTTGAGTGTAACGGCTTCTTCGAGTGGTACTTTTTGGGCTTTAATTTCAATTACAGGAATTATTGATTCTTGGGTGAATTTTAAAGAGTTGGCAATGAGATTTTGAAAAAGCTGGTGTACCGACATCACAATACCCTGAATAGTAGGCAATGCCTCAACCCGAATCATAGCCTGCTTTTGGGCAATAACAATTTCTAAGTCGCTTAGTACATGGTTGATAACTTGATTGAGATTGACATGAGAAAAAGCCTCAATGGGTTGCCTTGAAACACGAGAATACGACAATAGGTTGTCGATCAATAGTTTCATACGGTTGGTAGCTTCTACAATACGGTTGATATAAAATTTCCCATCGTCGTTCAGGTCGTTGGCACATCTTGCTAGTAGGCGTTCGCCAAAAGCCGTAATTTTCCGCAAAGGTTCTTGCAAATCGTGCGAAGCCGTATAAGCAAATATTTCAAGGTCTTGATTTGATTGAAAAAGGGCTTCGACCTTTTGTTGTAGCTCATTTTCGTATTTTTTTAGTTGCGTAATGTCGGCCGATGTACCTAGTACTTTCAACAAATTACCTTCACTATCGACATAGCATTTGCCTTTAACGGCAATATGCTTGAGTACCCCCTTGCCATCAATAATAGAATGCTCAAATTCGTAAAAGCTCTTTTTTTTGGCAACAGCCTCAAGCGATAACTCAATAACTTGAGGCCGCTCGTGAAGAGGAATATGTTTTTGGTAAAACCCATATTCCATATTGTTGTTTTCAAAATCATTTTTGTCATAGCCAAAAACCTCAAAAAGCCCATCGGACCATGTAACGAACTGAGCGTCTTTTAGTAATTCCCAACTACCATATTTAAAGATTTTTTCGGCTTCAATAAGTTGATTTTTTTGCTGAATAGCCAAGTCGTTGGTTTTTTGAAGTAAGGTAATATCTTCGGCAATATTGAGTATTTCGCAAACAGTATCGGGTTTTTCGCTTTTTAGTATCATACTTCTGTGTCTGAGCAAAACACACGTTCCATTTTTGTGCTTGAGCGACACATTAAACTCTAGCATTTGTGTCATTTCAGGAAAATGGAGAAGTTCCTCTATCTTTTCTAGCGAAAAAGACATGTCTGCCCTTTCGATAGCGAAGTCTAATGAAAAATCATTTTGAATCAAATCGTCTTTGTCGTATCCGAGAATATCGGTAAAACGACGATTGATGAAAATGATTTTTTTAGAAGGAAATTCTT
The DNA window shown above is from Flectobacillus major DSM 103 and carries:
- a CDS encoding hybrid sensor histidine kinase/response regulator, with amino-acid sequence MIQISPIKILLVDDDEDDYFLTSDYLKQIQGVDFRISWAESFQRAVECLLSETFDICFFDFRLGAKTGIDLLKVANQQGIQIPMVMLTGNGYKKVDEEAMRLGAVDYLIKSELDAEKLERCIRYSLERASTIKKLRESEEHYKSIFTQIRQAILLTRPIDGRIIYFNAAVSELLGYSGDELRQMKTPAIFENAEKRQEFARKLNEQGFLDKYETDIFTKNGEKKLCQIDAHKRIDSKGEEYFVGIIHDITAIRKAEKEALTAEKMATAGRLVRTLAHEVRNPLTNINLSIEQMQSVIDDSELSIFLDIIRRNSNRINDLISELLNSYRQSDVTLSKIAAIPMLEECLAQALDRINLKNILLIRRFHANPVLELDIEKIKIAILNIIINAIEAMEAYKGILIIETSEKEGNLMLSIEDNGSGISPEYLGRLFEPYFTSKNNGIGLGLSFTHTIIQSHKGSIDVESEDGIGSKFTIFLPISS
- a CDS encoding ATP-binding protein encodes the protein MPLYQRNHIPLERFIQLIPDLVYIQEFPSKKIIFINRRFTDILGYDKDDLIQNDFSLDFAIERADMSFSLEKIEELLHFPEMTQMLEFNVSLKHKNGTCVLLRHRSMILKSEKPDTVCEILNIAEDITLLQKTNDLAIQQKNQLIEAEKIFKYGSWELLKDAQFVTWSDGLFEVFGYDKNDFENNNMEYGFYQKHIPLHERPQVIELSLEAVAKKKSFYEFEHSIIDGKGVLKHIAVKGKCYVDSEGNLLKVLGTSADITQLKKYENELQQKVEALFQSNQDLEIFAYTASHDLQEPLRKITAFGERLLARCANDLNDDGKFYINRIVEATNRMKLLIDNLLSYSRVSRQPIEAFSHVNLNQVINHVLSDLEIVIAQKQAMIRVEALPTIQGIVMSVHQLFQNLIANSLKFTQESIIPVIEIKAQKVPLEEAVTLNLHSQKVYWKITLQDNGIGFEEEFEEQIFGLFQRIHGNTAFEGTGLGLSICKRIVENHQGIIQAQGKVNQGAIFSIYLPEN